A region of the Lachancea thermotolerans CBS 6340 chromosome E complete sequence genome:
GGTTTTTGGTGTCGCAGAGCCTTTGAGACGTGAAATGGAGCTCCAAATCGTCCAAAACTCGGATTTCAATCCGCTATCGTCACTCACGAACGGTAGTTCGATTCACCGTGACATTCTACTCAACAAAGAGGCGTCTGTGGACTGGGAGGACATCTATCCCGGTACAGGGCTTACAGGAGGCGTGAATTTAGGTGCCGACGTCCACGGTTCCATCGAAAAACAGCTTGGACTCTAAGCTAAACAAAGACCCCAAATGCATTAGCCGTGGCGCATGCAATCACTGTTACTACCGCTCAAACAGCAGGGCCGAATAGCCATGCTCAGGCTGGGATTGCCGCTTATATACTGAAAACTCAGCTGATATCTTTGGTGCGCTTGTGAAACGGCCCCACCTTTAACCACTTTATACGAACAGAAACATCTGAAAAATGGAATTCCTCAAACTTAGAAAAACATTGaccaaaaaattttttagctGTCAAATTGAAGGATTCCTTCGAAAGCTTAGCCTAAAGACAGTAGCTGGCTTCAAGAATTGATACAGCGTTTCGATGATGAATTCTGGTAACGGGTACCAGCCGGACCCTCTAGGTTCGGTAGGTGCACAGTTCGAAGCATTGCATTTAAGCGGAGCGTCTACACCAATGCTTGAGGGTGGATCATTGCATTTGCACAAAACTCCTTCATTACTTGACAACATTGGCATTCAGAGAGCCAATTCCCCGTTTGTGAGTGTTGCGGACGACACTTATCTTGCGCGCCAGCAATTGCATCATCAACAGCCACAACAACCTCATCCGGTACTACCGGTCCACTCACATTCGTCATCgtctttggctttggaCTGGGCTCACCAAGGTAAGGCCCAAGTGCCGGCGAATGGCCATCCTCAAAATGCTGCTTCAACGATTGGCTATGTGCCAAACTCGATAGTCAGTGAACCTGTCGGGATCCCGCCGCCTCCTGGAGTTTTCGCTCCGCGCATTCCGATCGTGGAGTCCCAATGGAAGTATATTGATTTTCAGGGTCTCATTCAGGGACCATTCCCCACCCAATCCATGACTAGCTGGCTTCAGGCAGGTTATCTGCAAAGCTCCCTTCAAGTGGCACGCGTTGCGACTACCCCAGAGCCTTTTGGTGTCAATGACACCTTCGCACCTTTGGGAGACCTCATGGCCAAAGTCGGAGATTTCACAGATCCTTTCAATAAGTTGGATCTAATTGTTAGCCAAGCCCAAACCAAAAGCGTACAGCAATGCAACCCCAGTAGGCAATTGGGCCTTGATCCTCTCTCCTTGGGCACAACTGATCCTATGGTTATGAGCTCTGTACCTGCGTCTTCTGCACCCGTCACTGACCCTAGCATGCAGTCCCTTGATGGAGAATTTCATGCTACAGTTCTTGAGACCAGTGATTATACACATAACCAAGTTTTAGGTCTGCGTGATAATGATGGTGGGTTTTACCAAGAGGTTGTGTCGCGCATTCCTGTAGATAAGTTTGTCGAAAATCTAGACAAGATTGACGCTCCTAGTAAGGCAACTGACGGACAAATGAAAGGCCGCCAGCAGATAGATCAGGAAGCGGTCCAAAGAAGGCTCGATTATGAAGAGAGGCAGAAGAGAGAAAGATCACTAGCCCTTGAAAGATTAAAGGAACAGGAGCTCTTGAAACAGCAAAATGAACTGGCGACAAGTTTagacaaaaacaacattgaAGAGGCGCAGTCCCAAGAAATAGTGAATGTGCAGGCTGCGAACCAAGAGGAAATCAAGCGCAAGCGTGCGGAAGAAGCAAGCCGGAAATtgattgaggaagaagagcgagcggcaaaagaaaaaaaggatGCTGCAGACCGTCGTAAGCGTCAGGAGTCCAAGAAGACGACCCAGGAAACATCTGCACCAGCTCCGTCCCCCGCAACAAAGCCAGCTAAGCCAGCTCCTTGGGCAAGCAAGGCAGCGCAGCCTTTTTCAGGATCTTCACTTGCTGAAATTCAGCAGAAGGAATCTGCTCAAAGAGCTAGCCGTAAACAAGAACACGAGGAACAGGCCCGCGAAATGGctgcaaaacttcaaaagcaggTTTTGAACGAAGAAGCACCTGTTCCTAGGATAGACTCTATTGCATCGTGGGCAAGCAAGAAATCTGTTCCAGGCTCTCAAGGAGAAAACAAGCCACCCGTGAAGACTATTGAACAggttcaaaaagaacaactcgagcaaaagaagtttttggcgGAACAGAAGAGGATTTGGgaagaagctcagaaaaCCGCGAAAATCAAGGCAACTGGTACGCCCAATAACGAGACTAAAGAATGGACTACTGTAACCAAAAAGCAGGCCCTGCCTGTGAAAAATAACATCTCCAAAGCTCTAAACCAGCCTAACTCTTATTTAAGTCCCGATAAATTAAGGGCTGTGAGTGCTAACACCAGCAAGCAAATTGGGTCTTCCACAAGCATACCCACGCTTAAAGCGAGAGCGAGTGCGAAGGTCCCGGCCTCTTACACTGGCAATCAATCAACTTCCATTCgtcaagaatttttgaagtggtGTAAGTCACAAATGAAACTGGCCCCGGATGTAGACGTCAATGGCGTTTTGGAAGTTCTTTTAAGCTTGCCTGCCGGTCCTGAGTCAAAAGAGATTATTGCAGACACAATTTACTCCAATAGTCTTTCGATGGATGGAAGAAGGTTTGCAACTGAATTCATAAAACGCCGCGTGGACTGTGAAAATAAACTGAACGATGCCCTGTCATGGAGCGAAGCACTAAAAATGCCTAAAGGTGACGTTGAAGACTGGGAATTTCAGGTTGTCGGCAAAAAGAAAAATAGAAAGCACTGAGGTTCAAAATGGAAGCTTGACGCTAACATATATCTATGTGCATTTATATACACTTAAGCGCCGATGCATCGAATGTTATGTACACTATTCTTGATTGactcaaatttttctgaTGATCCATTATAATCATTCAAGTAGCCTACCATTATCGTCGAACTTGAGATCCCACTGCACAGCAAACACgtcttttctcaacaagataGCCTGGTACcgtcttttcaaagcttggTTGAAACATATTTCTCTGCAAACGCCAACGAAGAGCTGCGGCCATCCAGGTTGCATCATTTCTGCCTCTTGAATGCATTCTTTAAATTCGAGGTCCACAAGTTTGACCTCATTCTGATATCTTTTCCAATACTCTTCACCAACAGAGCCATTCTTGTATAGCATTGTCACCTGCGGCTCG
Encoded here:
- a CDS encoding KLTH0E13596p (weakly similar to uniprot|P32909 Saccharomyces cerevisiae YBR172C SMY2 partial suppressor of myo2-66 Kinesin-related protein suppressing myosin defects (MYO2) and to uniprot|Q02875 YPL105c), coding for MMNSGNGYQPDPLGSVGAQFEALHLSGASTPMLEGGSLHLHKTPSLLDNIGIQRANSPFVSVADDTYLARQQLHHQQPQQPHPVLPVHSHSSSSLALDWAHQGKAQVPANGHPQNAASTIGYVPNSIVSEPVGIPPPPGVFAPRIPIVESQWKYIDFQGLIQGPFPTQSMTSWLQAGYLQSSLQVARVATTPEPFGVNDTFAPLGDLMAKVGDFTDPFNKLDLIVSQAQTKSVQQCNPSRQLGLDPLSLGTTDPMVMSSVPASSAPVTDPSMQSLDGEFHATVLETSDYTHNQVLGLRDNDGGFYQEVVSRIPVDKFVENLDKIDAPSKATDGQMKGRQQIDQEAVQRRLDYEERQKRERSLALERLKEQELLKQQNELATSLDKNNIEEAQSQEIVNVQAANQEEIKRKRAEEASRKLIEEEERAAKEKKDAADRRKRQESKKTTQETSAPAPSPATKPAKPAPWASKAAQPFSGSSLAEIQQKESAQRASRKQEHEEQAREMAAKLQKQVLNEEAPVPRIDSIASWASKKSVPGSQGENKPPVKTIEQVQKEQLEQKKFLAEQKRIWEEAQKTAKIKATGTPNNETKEWTTVTKKQALPVKNNISKALNQPNSYLSPDKLRAVSANTSKQIGSSTSIPTLKARASAKVPASYTGNQSTSIRQEFLKWCKSQMKLAPDVDVNGVLEVLLSLPAGPESKEIIADTIYSNSLSMDGRRFATEFIKRRVDCENKLNDALSWSEALKMPKGDVEDWEFQVVGKKKNRKH